The genomic region GGAATGATAACCAAATCACACAAAATAACGAGctcttaaaagaaaagcaaatttaaatgAAGCTGGTTTCTAGCACAtttctctcctgtttccttTATAACATGCCATCATAACATTCCCAGGTTTTCACAGGCTCATTAAGCAGCCTCCCTCACAATACCTGTAGTTCACAGCACTCATTCGCTTTCCCCCTAATACCTCCTTCCCATGTCCTGTAGCTCCCAACCAAGGGTGCAATAGTGCAGAATAACAATTTTTCAGTGGCTGCTCACTGGCCAAAGAGCACACAAACTTCATTTCAGAACTGATCTTGGTAAGACTCTAATTGTGTCTCTAGTTGCTCTTATTATCCCCCCataaaatttgaagaaaatgaCATATTTTGAGATCTTTTGACTCTGATAAATGTGACTGAAACTTGCCAACAGGTTGAGAAGCTAttgggaggggaaaagaggCTGACACCCATCACAGAAACCcagtttcttcagaaaaattatatCAATGACTCATACTGTAATTACAGGGATTTCTATGTGAGGGAACTTTAAAAGAATCATACTCTGTTGTGTTGTTTTCTGCAATCATTATGTTCTTACAGTTTCTGCAATGAATGGGAAagaatatatacacacacaaaaaaggaaatctACAAATAATGACAAGACACTTACAGTAAAATACCATTTAATTCCTTTGCTCCCTTTTTGTACCTTACCTTTTTTTTACCTTAAGAGCAAATCTTTTAGTTGCCCCTTCAAAAAtcagaatacagaaaaatacatatttttacaatacaaaaaaaaaaaccaacagattTTTGATATTGTAATAGAGAGAAAATTTGTAGCTTCTTGCTAAACAGAAACTACTCAAAAACACACCTGCAAAGTATCTTACTTTAATAATGTTTTCTACTGAAGAAGTAATGGGTTTCCTATTCATAATACTTACAAAAACTTCTCTGGACTCTATGGAAGTCTTATCCTGCACTGTGTTTTTCAATAACATCATTGCTGCTTCAAACTGAACATCCAACGATTCAACTTCTTGAGCACTTGTAACTGCATTAGACTGGAAAGAGAACAACAGGTAAAATGCATCACACTCCAAAAATCAAGTATTTAGTAATAAGTATTTACCCGGGCCTCTTCTTTCAACTATTTTCAGAACAATTGTTTTAAGGAACAAAATGTACTCTAGCTATCCACAGAATacatttttccttaaatgttCAGGTGTTCAGGCACTTCAGTCACACATAAACTTCCAATTTTTATAGAAAATCCTCTGGATTTTCCCaataaagagaacaaaaagaaaaaaaccccttttttccAATGCCTTATACAGGAAAGACTAATAAAAAACTCCAGGTTCtcaaaagataaatgaaaagCTCTTCAGTAataaaacaagaattaaaattGTATTCTTCAAAGACTTTTGATGACTCCATATATTTTGGGGGTGTCTGCAGACTAAAACTGAGATGATTTATGGATTGATcgaggagatttttttctctcatgcCTTTTGGGGCAGAGAATTAGTATGCAAAGAACTGTTTaatggtggacttggcagtgccaggctaATAGGTTAAcggttggactcaatgattttaaaggtattttcaaAGCTAAACAATCTTTGGTTCTTTATCtaaagatgtattttattttatttcatttatttccaaatatttttcttatatttctgtCCTGTGCAAGTAGGTAACTTGAAGACAATCCACCTGCATTAAAAGTCCACAGGATATAACACCTCACCTGAAGGATGCAAAGGAAGGCTTCGTACTGTCTCACATTGAATAGTGcttcttttaatttaagaaatctAAGCTGGGAGAACCTCTGGGGGTCCTCCTGCATGGCCTCCAGCAGGGCCGTGTAGCGGTgggccagcagctggcaggagtTCAGACGCTCGTCCAGAGTCCGCGTAGCCGAGGGAATGGCTTCGCTCAGGATGCCCGGCACTGTTCATGTGGAATAAATATGAAATGTGTagaaaaagaattaatgaattaattaatcaCATGGTTAAAGTGCAAGATTTGAGCATAATGGTCTTCCaattaaattttgatttctACATTTTGTTCTTATATTCATCCATTTCCAAGTTCTTGCAAACCAGATTAAATCACTCTATCTCACTAGTCAGGTTGTTGCAAATATTTAGAATTACAAGTGTGGAAATACCACAGTCAACTTGCTTTATGGTAGATTCAACACTGTTGCTACATCTGACATGGGTTTCCTGAGAGTATCTGCACAATTTTCAATTCTCGGTTTCCTAATTTGTAAAATACCAATAACAATAACATGCCTCCCTGAGATGGGAAATTATTGGAGCAGCTCCAATGAAGAAGTCCAGTAAGGATGAATTGGGAATACCCAGCTCAAATGCAGTTGTTTACTTACAGTCATCAATGCAGCTTCCTCCTTTCTGGCACTGCTTGTTGTACAAACGAATTCCTGTCACTAGCATGGCAAGATCTTTCAGCTGTTGTTCTTTGTCCTTCTTACTGAGTGAGATGAAAGTAATCATTTCTGTCTGGGGGAATATACTCTGCAAGGCAGCTATAAGCATTACAGTGTGGGAGAAAACCCTCAGTGTGagggaacagaaaagaaaatcattaaataagaaaaaaatagactCTCctaaacaaatgcaaaaagtAGGAAATATATGGGAAATTTACACTTCAAGGCTGAGCAGTGACAGTTTGGATAGCAAGCATTCATCACAGTTTACCCCATTTGTATCTAAATATCAGCGAAGAGGaagtgaaattttattttttcaagaagaaaagcCCAATTTCACAGCTGGGCGTTTACTGACCTGTTACCTCCCTGACAGCCTCAATATCTGTTGGGGATCCCAGGCCAGATctcagcagcacacaggcaaCAATCTTTTGATAcacattctccatttcttctTGCGTATGTGGACCACTCTCAGTGATGGCTCTAACTACAGGAGccagttttccttccagaacACGCTCCTGCTCACTCAGTAATTCATCTAGGAAAGAAGGACACTTAAAAAGTGCTATCTAAATCCTTTGAAATTTGCCTTATACAGAGGGTGTAATTCATTTCCACAGTCAGAGCACCAACTTAAGGTTTCTGAAACACAGGTACATGAAAGAGATGTTCATAGTCCCACATCATTAGAATTAAAACCAGCAGAGTTAAACATTAATGGAATGTTAATTAGCATGATTAACATCAGTCAGTAGAGTCCTGAGAACTGTTCAGGCCAAACTAGACAGCCAGTCTCTGGCTCTCTGAACTCCTCTGACTGTAGGAGGACTTAacttacacacacacaatatTTCAAAGACACCTGAAGTTACATGCTCATGTCTGAATACTACTCAGGATCTCAAAAACTTGCTGGAGTTACTGAGCTTATAGAGTTCAGAGGATTTAGGAGCAGCTCCCCATGTTGctaatttttggttttaatccATGCtaacaggaaaacattttcattatctccccacagagaaatgtttttgtcACGTCTATGCTTGTTCTGTGTCTTCTATTTCCCAGCCAGCCTCCACTGTTCCTTTGAGATCAGGGATTACATTTACAGCAAAGGCATTTTCCCcatctcattttattttcacattctcATTCTCAGACCATGTGAAATTACTACTGATGAGAGAAAAACGTACTCAGCTAAAGCTGTAACCAATTGTTCAAGATTACTTAAATCTCCCAGTTAGGGATATTGATAAAATACTGAGTTCTGAGTGCCTTCAGACACACAGGTGCAAGCTTTTCTTGCTGAAGGCAGCTAACCACTGAAAGTGTAAGTGTCCTCAAGCAACCTAATACATTATATTCAGTAAATCTCTCAGACAGCATGAGAAGAGTGTACTCTCAAATCTAATGTACACTTTTCCCTACTATATCCATACTGAAACATCAGACTCCTGTACAGTAAATTTCTcctgggattttattttgtttactgACAGGATTCATTTAACAGTAATCACTATTCTTAAATTATAAACTCAGCATCAACTTCTATGAAAACATATTTGAAATTACCTCGGTTTGCATAGTTCATATCAAAGTAAACTTGCATCTTAATTGTGCTTAGGGATGGGTTTGTTGTGTCAAGCAGTCTGGTAACACAGAGCTAAAAAGAGAGTCAGAGAAGTGAGTTCTTTCTCATCTCTGGGGAAACATCTGAACTGACAGCGATCTACTAAAGGTTTCACAACAGCTGTAGAGCCCCTTCACTACCATTTTCTCCATATAAAGCTTTTCTAAGGCATTTATTTATGGAAACATAGTCCAGTCTTTAGCTACAGAGCCATGAGAATAAAGCAGCACTCAAATTTTGAAAGTGTTCATGTCATTTCAGTTAACAGGAACAGGTAGCAAATAATGCTATAGTCTTAGATAAGTAGTGACTCTCAACATCATGTCAGAATTACCTGAATAAGATCCTGCATGTCGTTTTCTGTAAGGGTTCGATCCATATTAAAATCATTTCTTGGATCTAACACAACAGCTTTCACCTAGAGATTGCCAAAAGAAAGATACTAATTTATGTCACAAAATTTCATCTTTGCAACTCACTttttatattctgaaatatCTCAGATgcattcaatattttttttactatttttttatcCATTTCAGTCTTTgataatgaaacaaaattacttcatttcACATCTtgccttcattttttatttgtgcCTGAGAACTGAGATTGAAACTCAGTTTCAATCTCAGTTCTCAggcacaaataaaaaaaataaatttgtgatacaaatatttaaatatagctcctttaaaatttacttggaaaaatattttcttaagtaACATTTTTTGAAAATCCATCATGGTTGTTTATAAACTTCTAAGTTGGTGCTATATGCATTGATATAAACATTTACCatttgaataaaaaaacccatggtGTTCTACATGCAGGAAAATAAGTGCATGTTTGCAATTGGTGTTCATGCTAGGTGTCTTGCCAGCCACTTGTACTGGTAAAAGTTTTTACTCATTAAAATTTTCCTGCTTAATTGATTAATACTGCTTTTGAGCCCAATCTTTTTTCTAAAGCTGCAGTGTCACCTTTAGGGGAAAAATAGTATATTAACAGTACTGTTCTGaagcatttatatttatatacaagTTTATCAAGAGCTGATCATcaataaaaaaagaatctaGCCCATCTTTCTTCAGACACAGCTTTGCAGGCACATCCAAACTATAttgtgcagcagtgctgtgtctcCTAAGAGAtgccaaaatgcaaaatacttttAGGATACTTAAAGTTGTCTACCAAGGACAATACTGAGATTGAATCCATTAAATTTTCACTTTAGATGGGATCAAAGCCAATTCCTTCAAATATTCAGCCCATTTATAGTACCTGGCCCTGTCtgagcagagaaacaaaattatccATCACaagagagggaggaggtgaaCATCGAAGAATAAATAGAGCTGTTGCATTAAACATTCACCTCTGCAACACAGGTTCATTTATAAGAGTGTGAAGAAACATTATTAAAACTTGgtaaaacttctctttttcacttctgaaagaaaacaatggtTTATCTGCCTGCAGAAGAAAGCTCCGAGTTGGAGTTCAGAGTTTGCAGGACTCAGGACCTGCAGCCTTCCTGGAGCATTTTATTCCCGTAAGTTTTCAGGGGAATAAAACACTTTTTCAGTACTAGATGTCGCTGAGTGCCCCTTTAAAATACCTCACAGCAGGCAATTGGAAACCAAGGTATTTCCAAGCTCAGGTCACCCCTGCCAGCCTCAGCTGCCGCCAGCCCCTGAACGCCTCCTCTCGCGCTTACCATGAAGGCCACCAAGGTTTCCGAGAGGCTTTGTCCCTGGGCAGCGCACTCCAGGCCCACTTGGCGGATTATTCTCTTGAGGACACTTTGGGTCAGCTCGCCGGACATGCTGGCCAAGCACGCCGGCC from Molothrus ater isolate BHLD 08-10-18 breed brown headed cowbird chromosome 3, BPBGC_Mater_1.1, whole genome shotgun sequence harbors:
- the CFAP206 gene encoding cilia- and flagella-associated protein 206, which translates into the protein MSGELTQSVLKRIIRQVGLECAAQGQSLSETLVAFMVKAVVLDPRNDFNMDRTLTENDMQDLIQLCVTRLLDTTNPSLSTIKMQVYFDMNYANRDELLSEQERVLEGKLAPVVRAITESGPHTQEEMENVYQKIVACVLLRSGLGSPTDIEAVREVTAALQSIFPQTEMITFISLSKKDKEQQLKDLAMLVTGIRLYNKQCQKGGSCIDDLPGILSEAIPSATRTLDERLNSCQLLAHRYTALLEAMQEDPQRFSQLRFLKLKEALFNVRQYEAFLCILQSNAVTSAQEVESLDVQFEAAMMLLKNTVQDKTSIESREVFPLFMELSKLWTSFQDEMLLLSFLTNMADNLQQFLEIQSQLFPEEMLTSFLEGVTVKSDEERIKETMETRVNVSDFTNQEWLFPETTDNFDQLLIQYHGFCACSVGVKGITLPGNPAIGILKHKEKYYVFSSKEDAYIFAEDPDKFIQLNIEKAKKYAELIQLLELHHQFEYLVPHTQARKASKGSMKPPLKRESGTQTDTHILPPTIVRSYEWNEWELRRKAIKLANLRRMLTHSMQTDLSHMRRENCTQVYLPKDAGTQTKRDNSSNVPKPQIFLKGLRGGSSPTTHMVAVDLTRPLDET